Sequence from the Brachionichthys hirsutus isolate HB-005 chromosome 4, CSIRO-AGI_Bhir_v1, whole genome shotgun sequence genome:
TGAGACGTCTGATTGGATCCAGGCAAACCTTAACAGAGTCACACTCTCCTTTTGCTGTAGTCCAAAGAGAATGACTACAACTACAATAATGGAGGTATAATGAGTGCATAAGGcacatacaaaacaaaaatctaaattGCTGGTGGTCATTTCCATCAAGGAATAGTAAACGCTCATCTACAAACCAAGATGATGGATGTTCACACAGCTCACATGCACTCATTGAGTAACATTCAGGAAGCTCTGGCCTCAACGGCCACAGcacttttattatttgtattattatcatcattttgGTTTACGACTTCAAAGAAACTAACCCCTAAACATTTATACGATAATGTTGGGAAGCTAAAACTGACAAGATTCCATGAGATAGGAAGGCACAGCGGTTGTGAATTTCATTTATAACATGACATTCAAACCAAACAATGCATCTAATTTTAAAAGTGATGACTTCAAATGCCGTGTTCTTAACATGTTGCGTCTGctctttgaaaaacaaaacaccccAAATCGTGGGAAAAGAAGAATGTTTTAGGTTTTTGAAATGAGTTCGGAGACAAGTCTTAGTCTTCCTCAGCCATCCTTCTGGTTCAGAAGGGTGTAAACTTTGTAAAATGTTCAGAACCCTGGAGATGCGTTTACTGGCTCTGCAGCCACTGCACTCTCAgttcctccacctctctgccGTACCAGTCATGGAGTTTGGAGAAGCAACTGGTGCCAGGAGAGACCGGGCTTTCCAAGGACGCTCCTCTTCTCCTGCGGGGCACTGGCGGAGCCCTCTCGGGATCTGCGCACCCTTCCCAGGACGCAGAAAAGGACGCCGCCTCGACGAAGCCGTTCGCCGAGGCGGCCGGCGGTTTACTCCAAGCAACTTTATTCTCCTTGGAACACTCAGCGATGAGTTGCACCTCAACCTGCTGGCCTTTTTGGACAGGGGGGACTGACGTGGGAGGGGTGTTTGAAGAGGATAATGATGATAAggacgacgatgacgacgatgaagaggatgctCCAGATCGGCACCGTGCCGCCTGGTTTCGTCTGGAGGATTTCACCCCGACATGCAGGCCTCCTGCTCCGGCCCCGCCTCCCACGGCGTCctggatctcctccagctgcctctccagctccttcaccacCAGCCTCATGTAGTCAAAGCTGGCCCTGGACAAGGCCTTCACCCACGACTCCATGGCCGCGTGGCTATCGGCGGCCAGCTTGTACACCCGCGCTTTGGCACAGTCGAACTTGATGGCGAACGCGAACTCCTCAGTGGACTCGCACAGCTCCACCGTGCACCCTTCCAGCACGACCACGCCGACGGGCTCTCGGCCATCGCGCTCCTCAAAGTAGAAGAGCATGTTGGCCTTCAGGACGAACCAGCGCCGGTGGTACGCCGTGTTGCGCTCGCCCTTTTTGCACAGGAAGCCCGTCTTGTCCGGCGGCGAGTCACAGGTGGCGTAGTGCACGACGCAGCGTTCATTCAGCTTCATCGCTGCTACGTCCACCTCAGGAGATGGTTTACCTAAGAGACACGATGAGGACGAAGGACAGTTTAGAGTCGTCCCTTTTTAAGAGTCAGCCGGGGGTTCGGTTCAGTGAGCCGCTGCACGATTTATTCGCCGTCTCGTCTTTAAGCCGTGCTCGCTGACATTTGCAGATGGgttgagaaaagagagagagatttgcaAACAGGAGCATAAACgtgtacaacaacaacaacaacagaagcagcaggagcttTATTAATAGACGAATGAATCTGCAATTATTGGTATTTATAGGACAACGTAAAAGGCTAAGAGGAAGAACTGTGTGCGTTACACGCTGCAAGTCATCTCAGCCATTTCCTCTGCAAAAACAAACTCACAGATGAAATAATCCTTTTAGCTGGACACTGCTTTCTTAGAATCGTCAGATTTATATTTACTgtatctatttatttgtttttttgttccaaCTTGTACTTCTAATGCTGGGAATAAACTCCAACTCTCAGGAATACTCACGTTACGCGTCTATCTCAGACCCAGCTGGACAGGAACATCCTCCCATCGCATCTGCGGCAGCATGTTTaatggagaggaaaggaaaagttACGGCTCATCACTAAAGccgacggacagacggacggacggacggacagacggacggacggacggacagacggacagacggacggacagacagacagacggacagacggacagacagacggacagacggcgCGCAGTGGAAACTCCAACTCCGCTCCGGCTGCAGACGGGGAAATGGTGCGTTTAAACACTCGCGGATTTTCCATCACTCCGAGGAGAATGAGCTGTTTGGgtggctcgtccgggaatttaAATCAAAGAGAGCAGATTCGGGATTTCACCCCGGACTACAGAACGCAATACAAAAAGTACACAAACTACCTTCACCCATTTTGCCACTTTGGTGAATTCCAAAGGGCACCCAGCGTTTTCCGGATCGAGCGCTAGCTAGCGCTTTAAGCTAACGTTACGGTTGGATCAGGCAGTAAATCCCGTAGTTTACGTCATTAAAACAAGGTGTCGCCTTTATTTACCTGGAGATAAAGATGCGGCAGATTACTATCGTGTCATTGTTTCTTTATCTCTCTTCCTCCCatcttttcctccctcccttgcACCCTTGCTCCTTCCCTGACACGTGACCGACATTGGGAGCGCGCATGTTGGTGCATCAGCAGCCAGCTTGACGGGGCGGGGACTTCGTTTTCGCTTTTAACTCCATGGTGAGTTTTCCCTTTTAACCAAGGAGGGATGCGCTGTAACTCAAAACAAGCGCACCCCGTTAGCGCCTCAGGGAAACTGCTCATTAGGAACTAAACCTGCGTAAAGGCTCCTGTTACAAAGTTAATTTTCTATATTTGACTCCCAGTTTAAATTGTTGGTCACTTTGAAATGCGTATTTTGCAAGGGAACAGTTTTTAATAATGAAtacagacatttaaaaaatcaaCGCTTTACTTTGAATTGTTGTGCATTGTGCATGAAATATTACACAGACGCACAAGGATTAGTTGCAACATGTTTACTTCTCACGCACAACGAGATACCACTGACACTTTTTAAGGGATCCAAATCATCTTTAAATCATCTCAATTCAGAGTTTTCACATTATTGTGGctgcagaatattctgacatctTATGGGAAAATGAGAATACTTCTCTGACTAACTCTATATCCTGGAGAGAGCAGAGCACCCTGCATGTTGGAGCCACCAACAGATAGCCTCTCCACAAAAAATGCATAGAAAAACACAGTGATGGCAGGACAAAGTGAAGAATCAGCAATGCATTCATTCGACCCCATGCCTCCCATCTGATAAAGCACAACGAGGTATTTGGTTTACTCATTTTATCTTCACCGTCTTACATTTTCTTTCCCACACTAAAACTCATTCTGTTCAGTTTCTAGAAGCACATGTTGCCCATCCATATGAACACCATCATCCTGTTTCTGTGTACACGGGAATGTCAGCTTTCCACAAAATACCTCTCTACACAATATCAAAAATATCATCTCTTTAAATGTTAAAGTCTCTGTATAAAAATGCTTGAAATATATAGATATCAAACATGTACATGTGTATTTGTATACAAAGAACATTTGATGCAAATTATTACTTCTTCGAGGGTCTTTTAAAGCTTTATATATGCCACTACACCATTTCACTGCATGttattgttgaaaaaaaaacacacacacacacaattggcATGGCACCAGTTGAGCACATTGATTTTGATGCACAGTGAACTGAATGTTTGGACACAGATCAGTGGCCACATCATCATTAACTTCATGTCTTTCAAAGACAAACTGTGATTGTGCATCCTGACATAATAATAGCTTCTCTTTGTCTGCAGTACAGCAGAGCAGCATTCTGCTCCCAGGCAAACCTGTCAGGCTCTGCAGACATAAACAATGACAAATCTTAAAAGGTGAATTCCATCAGTTGATTCCCATCTGAGAATACAGAGATCAAGTCTCCAGACAGTTTTCAAATAATGGCTGACATCATTTCACTTTATCTTGCACGTCTTCCATCTAAACTCGCTTCTTTAGTTTGGAATCCAAAGTTTCAGAAGCCTCAAAAACTTTAAGCCAAGTGTTTCCTCGTAACAAAATATAATCTTCACGACTGTACACATGTGCGTACACTGACTGCACGTTCTCTTTCCCCAGATTCACAGCAACATTGCCCTGGCACAACTGTGGCTGAAAAATCATACATTGCTCAAAAAAGGTCAGATCATCAAAGAATACATCTAACACTTGTTGTACAAAGAGGGCGATGCTAGGCCTCGGTCCGGGCTCTTCCCTCTCCGATGGTTGGGTCGGCTTGTGAAACAAGCATCCTTTCACCTTGTATCTCGAGCCTCTCTGTGGTCCTGCAGTGGAAAACGAAGAAATACATTAGTGTGAGTATTTTTTCTgcatagagaggggggggggggcacacttgACAAAACAGACACAACACCAACAGTTGCTtcacacaaaatacaaaaaaatacaccaaGGTACCATTTCTCGCACACAAGCAGCCAGACATGCACGCTCGAGTCATCAAAGTGAATTAGAATGAGTCATCAGGCACGTTTTCCTCTGCAGATAAGAAACTGTCCCTTCCCTTtcatgaaaagacaaacactcaGTTTCGTGTCTCTCTTTAAAAGCTGCCATCGTTCAGCGTTTCCTCGCCATGTCTGTGGCGGTTCAACGAACAGAGGACCCATCTGTGTCATTGCGGCTCCAACAGATCTCGTTCCGTTGTTGTGCTGTTGTGCACCTTCCCTGCATGAGGTACAGCTGATGCCTGCAACT
This genomic interval carries:
- the pheta1 gene encoding sesquipedalian-1 — translated: MKLNERCVVHYATCDSPPDKTGFLCKKGERNTAYHRRWFVLKANMLFYFEERDGREPVGVVVLEGCTVELCESTEEFAFAIKFDCAKARVYKLAADSHAAMESWVKALSRASFDYMRLVVKELERQLEEIQDAVGGGAGAGGLHVGVKSSRRNQAARCRSGASSSSSSSSSLSSLSSSNTPPTSVPPVQKGQQVEVQLIAECSKENKVAWSKPPAASANGFVEAASFSASWEGCADPERAPPVPRRRRGASLESPVSPGTSCFSKLHDWYGREVEELRVQWLQSQ